The Deltaproteobacteria bacterium DNA window GCGCCAGATGGGTGAAATGGCGGACGACTTCCACTTCACTCATTTCGGGAAATCCTTGCCAATCGTGACGGATCAACTTGGCGGGCCAGATTTTTCCCGGGTCGGCCTCATCTACATCCAGCCGGGGGAGAGAATACCCTATTCTCCCCTTTGCCCCCTTTTCGAAAATCAAGGGTTCCTCCAGGACTAGCCCGCAGGCCCCCGGCCATTGCTCTTTCATTTTGCCTCCTTCAAGACGTTCCCCAGTACTTCGACCCAACGGTCTATGTTTTCCCTGGAATTTTTTTCGGTAATGCAGACCAGAACTTCTCTTTCCATCTCGGGATAAAACTTCTTCAGGGGAAAGCCCCCGATGATTCCCTGCTGGAGGAGCTTGGGCAGAATGAATTGAGGATCCTGGTCCAGGGTGACTACAAACTCATTGAAAGTCGGCCCGGAAAAACGCAAGCGGCCCAATTCTCCCAACCTTTTTTTGGCATACTCACACTTGCTGAAGTTGATCCGGGCCAGTTCTTTCAGTCCTTCCTTGCCCAGCGTAGCCAGGTAGACCAGAACGGCCAGAGCACACAAGGCCTGGTTGGTACAAATATTGGAAGTCGCTTTTTCCCTGCGGATATGTTGTTCCCTCGTGGCTACGGCCAGAACAAATCCCCGGCGGCCTTCACGATCCACGGTTTCACCCACGAGCCTGCCGGGCATGGCCCGCAGAAAGCTCTCTTTGCTGGCAAAGAAGCCGACGTAAGGTCCCCCAAAACTCAAAGCATTCCCGAAGCTCTGTCCTTCCCCTACGACAATGTCTGCCCCCAGGAGGCCGGGAGGCTGGAGGAGAGCCAGGGACAAGGGTTCCACCACAGCTACAATCAAAAGAGCTCCTTGGGCATGGGCGATGGCCGCGGCTTCTTCCAAATCTTCCAGGCAGCCAAAAAAATTGGGCTGCTGGAGCACTACCGCGCTGGTTTCTCCGTCTATCTGGTTCCGCAAAGCGTTCAGGTCGGTGGAGCCTTCGGCGGTATAAGGAATCTCTTTGAGTTCCAAGGCCCAAGGATGGGTATAAGTGCGGGTAACGATCCGTGATTCCGGATGGACAGACCGGGCCAAGAAGCACTTTTTTCTCCCCTTTAGGCGCTGGGCCATCAATACGCCCTCGGCGACTGCTGAAGCCCCGTCGTATACGGAAGCATTGGCTACTTCCATACCGGTGAGCTGGCAGATGAGGGTTTGGAACTCGAAAATGGCCTGAAGGGTACCCTGGCTGACCTCCGGCTGATAGGGGGTATAGGCCGTGTAAAATTCCGACTTCCGGAGCACATGGTCCACCACCGCAGGAATGAAATGATCATAGGCCCCTGCTCCCAGGAAAGAGATCATCTTTTTCCCTTCACTTAAGGAAAGAAGATGTTGAACCAGTTCCATCTCCGCAAGCGGGGAGGGGAGATCCAAGCCTTCTTTTAGGCGCAGAGGTTCAGGAAGGATGTTGATTAAATCTTCCAGGCGCTTAAACCCGATGGCCTGAAGCATCTCTCCCCAATCATTCTCGGCATTGGGTATGTAGCGCATCTTTTACCCCTTAGCCTCTTCTTGCGCGACAAAAGCCTGGTAAGCTTCTGAGGAGAGAAGGCTGCTTAGTTCGCTGGGATCATCCATTTTCAATTTCACCATCCAGCCTTGCCCATAAGCATCTCGATTGATCAATTCGGGATTGTCCCGTAACGATTCGTTGATCTCTTCCACCTGGCCGCTCACAGGTGCATAGACCTCGGCAACGGCCTTCACGGAGTCCACGGTCACCAGGACATCCCTTTTCTTAAAGTTTTTCCCGGCAACCGGCAATTCAACGAAGACAATGGACCCCAGTTTATCCTGAGCATAATCCGTGATGCCGACGAGGGCATACCCATCTTTTGCCTTCGTCCATTCATGTTCCTTTGAATAATTCAGATCCTTTGGAAAATTCATCGCTCCCTCCATGTAAGCTGTCAGCGCCCACCCTTCATCCCGTTACCTTCATTCTCTCAAGTGGTTAAGGCTCCCCCATCCACGTAAATGGAATGGCCGGTAATAAAGTTAGAAACATCCGAGGCCAGGAAAAGAACGGACCCGACAATTTCTTCAGGCTCGGCTAAACGACCCTTGGGAATCGCCAGCGCCACGTGTTTGGCCACCTCAGGGTTGGACCAGATCGGTTTACTGAAGTCGGTACGGGTTAGGCCGGGTCCTACGGCGTTGACGTTTATCCCGTATTGGGCCCATTCCCGCGCCATGCAGCGAGTCAGCATCTTCAGGGCAGCTTTGCTGCACCCGTAAGCGGCCATGCCCAATTCCGCCTTCTCCGCGCCTATGGTGGTGATGTTGATGATCCGGCCAGACTTCTGCTCCATCATCCTGCGGGCAACGGCACGGCTCAGGAGCCAGACGGCTTTGACATTGGTGTTAAATACTTTATCCCATCCATCCTCCCGTAAATCGAGCAGGCTGCGCAAAAAACTACGGGCGGCATTATTCACCAGGATGTCGATTCGGCCGAATTCCTTTAGGGTGGCATTCACCAGATTCTCCAATTGTTCATTGACGGTCAAATCCGTAACCACAGCCAGACCCTTTCCGCCCAACTGACGAATCTCTTCAACCACGGCCTCGATTTCTTTGGCCGTCCGGCTGGACACGACCACCGAAGCACCAGCTCCGGCCAGTCCCAAGGCAATGGCTCGGCCGATTCCCCTTCCTCCACCGGTAACGATGGCCACTTTTCCGCTTAAATCAAACTTTACCTCCATCTTATTGTTGCCTCCTTGTTCAATAATAAAGGGTTCAAGTCACGCCCCTGGCGTGATCGAGGGTTCCAGGGTTCAAGTGAAAATAGCATCAAGTGTTAAGTTGCTAGACCAAATGCCTTGCGCCTTATATCATTCCTTTGGGCCCTGGACCCCCTTTTCCCCTTTCCCTCTCAGGACCATTCTCCAAATGAAACCCACGAGCAAAGTTCCACTGATCAGGATAATGAAGCTCGAAGAAAAAAAGGAAGCTAAGAATGCACTTGGGTGTTGGAGTTGATAGGCTCGGACCATCTCTTCGATTCCAAATTCCAGAAAGAATCCGGCCACTGCGGCCAAGAGGATGAATCGCACCCACCAGAGCATCTTATTTTCCTTTTTTCTCCCTTTCCAAGGCAGCGGCCAAGGATTTCACATGAGGGCCATCTTTCCGCCAGACATGGCAACTATCGATCACCCGGGATAGGCTCGGATTATCCAACGATCTGGCTCCAGGCCTTCTTCCGTAAGCGGCGAAGTAACCCTGAACGGCTACCGGCCCCA harbors:
- a CDS encoding glucose 1-dehydrogenase codes for the protein MEVKFDLSGKVAIVTGGGRGIGRAIALGLAGAGASVVVSSRTAKEIEAVVEEIRQLGGKGLAVVTDLTVNEQLENLVNATLKEFGRIDILVNNAARSFLRSLLDLREDGWDKVFNTNVKAVWLLSRAVARRMMEQKSGRIINITTIGAEKAELGMAAYGCSKAALKMLTRCMAREWAQYGINVNAVGPGLTRTDFSKPIWSNPEVAKHVALAIPKGRLAEPEEIVGSVLFLASDVSNFITGHSIYVDGGALTT
- the gcvPA gene encoding aminomethyl-transferring glycine dehydrogenase subunit GcvPA, which gives rise to MRYIPNAENDWGEMLQAIGFKRLEDLINILPEPLRLKEGLDLPSPLAEMELVQHLLSLSEGKKMISFLGAGAYDHFIPAVVDHVLRKSEFYTAYTPYQPEVSQGTLQAIFEFQTLICQLTGMEVANASVYDGASAVAEGVLMAQRLKGRKKCFLARSVHPESRIVTRTYTHPWALELKEIPYTAEGSTDLNALRNQIDGETSAVVLQQPNFFGCLEDLEEAAAIAHAQGALLIVAVVEPLSLALLQPPGLLGADIVVGEGQSFGNALSFGGPYVGFFASKESFLRAMPGRLVGETVDREGRRGFVLAVATREQHIRREKATSNICTNQALCALAVLVYLATLGKEGLKELARINFSKCEYAKKRLGELGRLRFSGPTFNEFVVTLDQDPQFILPKLLQQGIIGGFPLKKFYPEMEREVLVCITEKNSRENIDRWVEVLGNVLKEAK
- the gcvH gene encoding glycine cleavage system protein GcvH, which encodes MNFPKDLNYSKEHEWTKAKDGYALVGITDYAQDKLGSIVFVELPVAGKNFKKRDVLVTVDSVKAVAEVYAPVSGQVEEINESLRDNPELINRDAYGQGWMVKLKMDDPSELSSLLSSEAYQAFVAQEEAKG